A genomic window from Diospyros lotus cultivar Yz01 chromosome 2, ASM1463336v1, whole genome shotgun sequence includes:
- the LOC127795042 gene encoding caffeoylshikimate esterase: MPDDASSPPPPPPNFWGDMPEDEYYTSQGVRNTKSYFETPNGKIFTQSFLPLDLPVKATVFMTHGYGSDTGWLFQKFCISFAGWGYAVFAADLLGHGRSEGLRCYLGDMEKIAATSLSFFLSVRRSDEYRHLPAFLLGESMGGAATMLMYFQSESDTWTGLIFSAPLFVIPENMKPSKVRLFVYGLLFGLADTWASMPDNKMVGKAIKDPEKLKIIARNPRRYTGKPRVGTMRELARVCEYIQSNFHRVKAPFLAAHGTADGLACHTGSQMLYEKASSADKTLKLYEGMYHSLVQGEPDENANLVLADMRAWIDERVETYGSQM, from the exons ATGCCGGACGATGCTTCCTCgcctcctccgccgccgcccAACTTCTGGGGGGACATGCCGGAGGATGAATACTACACTTCCCAGGGTGTCCGAAACACCAAATCCTATTTCGAAACCCCCAACGGCAAAATCTTCACGCAGTCCTTCCTGCCGCTGGATCTCCCCGTCAAGGCCACCGTCTTCATGACCCACGGCTACGGCTCCGACACCGGCTGGCTCTTCCAAAAGTTCTGCATCAGCTTCGCCGGCTGGGGCTACGCCGTCTTCGCCGCCGACCTCCTAGGCCACGGCCGCTCCGAGGGCCTCCGCTGCTACCTCGGAGACATGGAGAAGATCGCCGCCACGTCCCTCTCCTTCTTCCTCAGCGTGCGCCGCAGCGACGAATACAGGCACCTGCCGGCCTTCCTCCTCGGCGAGTCCATGGGTGGCGCCGCTACCATGCTGATGTACTTCCAGTCGGAGTCCGACACCTGGACCGGCCTGATTTTCTCAGCACCACTCTTCGTCATTCCAGAGAACATGAAGCCATCCAAG GTGAGGCTGTTCGTGTACGGGCTGCTGTTCGGCTTGGCAGACACGTGGGCGTCGATGCCGGACAACAAGATGGTCGGAAAAGCCATAAAAGACCCGGAGAAGCTGAAGATAATCGCCAGAAACCCAAGAAGGTACACGGGGAAGCCGAGGGTGGGGACGATGAGGGAGCTGGCGAGGGTGTGCGAGTACATCCAGAGCAACTTCCACAGGGTGAAGGCGCCGTTCCTGGCCGCGCACGGCACGGCGGACGGCCTGGCCTGCCATACCGGGTCGCAGATGCTGTACGAGAAGGCGTCGAGCGCCGACAAGACGCTGAAGCTGTACGAGGGCATGTACCATTCGTTGGTACAGGGCGAGCCCGACGAGAACGCCAATCTTGTCTTGGCCGACATGCGGGCTTGGATTGACGAGAGAGTCGAGACGTATGGCTCGCAAATGTAA